One Dunckerocampus dactyliophorus isolate RoL2022-P2 chromosome 15, RoL_Ddac_1.1, whole genome shotgun sequence genomic window, AAGAAAGTTGGATTCAAGCTGTCTGTAGGTTTCAGCAAGTCAAATTTAATACTTTTTAAAGACCATAATGAAAACAATTCATGACCCATTTCTCATccatacatgcaaaaaaagacagGAAGAAAACGTGGCGGTTTTCTCCACTGTTACGCTTTGCTGCAACGCACCGCGGCGCACACACAGCACACTTGCTAGTTGTGCTCGATGAAATCTCCATCTGTTTTGTAGTTGTTATAGCATCCTCAAAAATAGAAACAATTAAGAGCAGTCATCAATTCAACTAACCACGGAAAGAAACAAATTAGCTTAAAGAtatattgtgtgggagtccCATACAATATACATTTGAAGTCTtgtccaatttatttacaacatctacaacattttcatcacacatcactgtctttgtttttgggaaactttaaaaatgacaaatctggtcttttgggaCGTCTATTGGAACAATTAATtcctgagcagtgtgccgaggacaagtttacaatgcaattcttctggattctgctccccatcatggcggcgAAACCCGCCCAGGGCATAATAAGGAAGTGGATTCCGAGTCAGCTCTCCTGTTCTATAATCTCCTTGGTTTTTGATGGTTACTGCAATGATTGATTACCCTTTAACCACTTCCATTAAATGTAATATCCAAATTAATTTGTAACACATGACTGCACTTCACCACGTAACATGTGCGCCGCGTTTTAACATGTCTTCAAAAAGTACGTACAACAGGTACAGAGTTGGTGGACTGGTGCGCACATTCTCAAGTCAGGTTTTGTTTTTATAGATAACATACTTCGCGTGGAAAACACCCCGTGCAGCTTTTTTGCGGATGCAAGCTTTATAGACAAGATCCCTGGTACGGGGGTGGATCAACGTACCGTGCGGGACTGTGGGTCTTCAGCAGCAGGTTCCTCTGCACCAGCGTGGCCACTGATGACCAGGCCGTGTACTTGCTACCAAGGTCAGGCTATGAGCGTAGACGGAGGGAACACACCTAACATAACCAATAATCAATTAATCCAATCATTGTGAAGACACAGAGCAGGACTGACCACTGTGAATGATTTATCACAAAGATGCTGTGCCTGGGCCTGCAGCTCCATCTTGAACATGAAGCCTTTACTGCCTGGCATCTGCAACGACACCAATGTCAATGAAGCCTTGCTGAAGTCACGTCAGTGTGACGATGTCTGGTATACCTGCGACTGTCTATAAAGTGTCAGCATGACAGCATAACCTCCGGATCCTTTCTGGGGCACAtactctttcttcttcttcttcttccctccTCCTTTATCATCCTTAGCATCTTTCTTTAACACATCGGAATGATAGAAAACCCATTGTTCAGCCATCATCCAGGGATGAACATCATTCACACCACCAAAACATCTTTTAAATAGTCATGCAAAGCTACCAAGTGATTACTTACACATCCAACACGTCATTTCTCTCACATATTGCTACAACTATGAATTTTTATTATTGGTATGTGTTACCTTTCTGCTGGGATCTGGCCTCTTGTTGTCTGACCTGTCAGGAGGCAGTGCTCTTTCATGGGGAGTATAAACAGGACTATCCTGACCTAAGGAAGaattttgtatgttgtctatttGCATCACCACATCTTTCACAAAATGTCAttctaaatgtaaaatgtactcACCGTGTTCTCTGTAGTATTGTTGCAGTTTAGAGTCCAGGATTTTGCATATCCCATCTCCAAAGTTTTGCAGTATCTTGGCCTCTTTGGCATCCCGAAGCGGAAGTGGATATTTATTCAGAGAGCTGattgcctgcacacacacacacacgcaaattaCCTTCAAAGACTGGACTTTTTCCTCAACAAACACGTACCCTCATGTGGTCTTAAATGACTTTAGCGTTGGTACCTTCTGGTAAGTGTACTGGATCTTCAGGCCTTTCTCCTTGGCCTCGTCCCTTAGCTCGGTGAGCCACTTGAGGAACAGGGGGTTCGGGCAGGGGGGTAGGGTTCGTTTTCGACCCAGTTGGACTGGTTCAGAGGCTGACATCTCGCTGGAAAGGACACAGAATCATTAAGTGAACATTTCGTCAGATGCACCACGACGAGCTACTTCAAACAACagacatgctaacgttagccaaCCTGCTAACTTTAGCTAGACTGCTAACTGACAGATATAAAACACAAGCGTACTAGAACGGGTTCGCCCACAAACTACTTCGATGTACACACAACACGATTCCTCACCTTGTACTTTCGAATTTCCCGCAGAAATGCAATGACGAGCTAGGCTCGACAAACTGCACTTCCGTGTCGTGACGTAACGGAGGAGGTGTTAGCAGAAGAAGGCGGGGCTAAAAACCTAAGAAACCGTCAACGTGCTGAAAAATAAGCTGAATGAGTGCACTGTAAGCGGATGTTTGATTCGTGaacattaaatattaaaaataaaatgctaaagtGACAtctaaatgaaatatattttaatgttgAACAATTTTCTACATACATTGTGATGTTGTGACCTTTGAGCCAGTGTTAAGTCAAATTACCAGACCGTTAATTGTGCTGTCACCTCAGTCAGCCTGCTCATACCCTCCAGCTAAGTGGGCGTTTGCTAGATTCCTCCGACAAGACCTGACAGAGACCAGGAATCCGACCTCGCCCTGCCAAAGCCACTTCTTCTGGTGAAAGCTCGAACGCAGGGTGCAGTCACTACCATGTCACATGATCCCATCACAACTTTGCAACTTTGAGTGAATGTAAATATCAGAGAAATCAATGCAGTGTGATATATTACTCCTTTTAATGAATCAATTCATAGAAAAGTCCTATTTTGCTTTACAGAAGGCCCACATGCAGTAAAAGCAAGAAAAGCAGGTTAGCAGTCCCATCACAATCCCACGTACAAGTCAGTAacgtttttcccttttttcactGGCCGGCTGAACCCGTTGTGTCATCACTGTCGGCCCCTTGCGGGGAACCCGGTCCGGATTCCAACTCTCCGATCATTCCCGGTCCTCCCGAGCTCCCCGCTCGCCGCCCCCCCTTCCCCTTCAAGAGGGCGCTGTCGGGGTGCAGCGAGTGGAGGTGCAGTAACAGCTCGTCCTGTGTGGCTGCCGTGTGGCCGCACTCCTCGCACACGTACAGCTTGTTGCGGCGCTCCTTATAGGCGTACTTCAGCGTGACGCTGTGGATCTTCTTCATGTGTGACTCCAGCGAGCAGCGCTGCGTGAAGGCCTTGTCGCACAGCTCGCACTTGTACGGCCGCACTCCTGCACAAAAACGGAAACATCAGCGCCATCCGTCTGCACGGTGGCGGGCCACGAGCGTCTCGGTGCCACGTacccgtgtgtgtgcgcacgtgtctCTTGAGGTCAAAGGTGTCGTTGAATCCTTTGCCGCAGAAGTTGCATAGGTGACGCTTGGTCTCGTTGTGACACTTCATGTGTCTGTTTAACATTCGCTGGTACTGGAATGTCTTCTGGCAAATCTGCACACAGCAAACACGCATTCACATGcgcagaacattgcaaaacccTGTATGGCAGAAGATGACACCTGCTTTCGAAATATCACCGCCCCAGCGGCCAACATGTTGCATTGCAACATTCAGTCCATCAAGAAATCTGTTCATTTTTAAGTGCTATCCAGCACACTTAGCTAGCCTACGCAAGCTGCAACCGTCCATGTTCAAAAGCTTGTACCTGACAAACAAACGGTGGCCTCAGCCCGCTTGACGATCGGATCACAGAGGAGGCAAATTTAATGGGAGCAGGGGCTGTCGTGATGGCAACGGACATCAGCGTGGCGTGCGGCACTGTAAGGGATGGCGATGTAGGAAAAGGATCATGAGGCAATTCTCCAGTCGTCACCTGACAAACAGAGACAAAGAAGCTTGACTTCCTGCACCGACTGACCAATTACAGGCTGTATCTCAACAGACACACTGCCGTACTTCTACtcagtcttttgagtgcataagtgcttTCACACTGAGAACTACAtcaaaaatggagtgcactgtcagtacttggatgttgcactcaaaacgcTGAGTGCACAGTGATGGACATCGACCAATAGtggccatcttggctacgtagcggaaGGAGAGGCACTAACCAAACAAAAAGTGATGGTGTAATCTCTGCCTCATTTGAAGCAGGGGCCAGAAAAGTCCTAACAAATTCATTATTGATGATTGTACAATGGAGAATTGTGGGTGGGGGGgagctaaaaagaaaaaaaaattagggGGTGATCCAAACGTCCGTGATAATGCTTTGttcagtggttgcaattcaccttTAAAAAGGAGAGAGTAAACACACTCAGCAACTGagtacagtgtacacagtatacttgcTGAAGTGCACTGATGGAAGCATTCGGTGACACGGCCCCGTCCAACGTTCCTCACCTTCATTTTGGAGCGGACAAACGAAGAGCTGCCCTGTGACCTGGCGCCAACCTCTGAACTGTCATCCGCCGTAGGCGCCGGGCTCTGTGGCCGGCCCAGCACCGTGCAGGACGGCAGCTCCGCATGCGAGCGACACTCGGGGACAGACTGCTTTGTCAGGCAGAGCGGCGCCGCCTCAGCTGGACTCGCTTCATCCTCCACCATCAGGATGGACGGGGGGAAGATGGATACTGTGGGAGTGAGGGCGTGAGGGGGCGGGGGGTCATTTCACAtgctttttacatttacatttttacatatgcacacacgcacacacacatacagcatgTTTGGACCAGTTAGACCAGACAGGCCTGCAGCACCAgctcagtgtgtgcgtgtgtgtgtgtgtgtgtgagctccaTGAAGGGCGTCGCTCGCATCAAACACGAAGATGAACACAAACAGGTCATGTgactgatgtgttcaggttCTTTAGGTGCTATGAGGTCGCTGACTTCTGATCTCTCTGGTCTCTCAGCTCTGCATCCATTGTCACCTTTGGGTGGGGCGAGGGGGCATGGGTGCTGCTGGACGTTTAAACGTCCTTTTAAACATCTTTGTTAATTAGCCGACTTTGGTGATAGTTTCCATGGCGACTGCTGCAGGCTGGACATTTAATCTCATCTTATTGTTTGCTCAGCCCTCCCCCTTTTGCCAATGAAtgagctgtgtgtgcgtgtgtgtgcatgtgtgtgtggaaggTGCTGTGGTGAGACAGGGGGAAGAGGGGAGGGGTATCCATAAGTAAGAGAGAAGAGAAAAACCTGACTTGACTTGTTTCTGGAAATGCAGCTTCATACTTTCACATCAGTCCGTGTGTGCGTATACGTGTGTGTTTGCTAAAGGCGTCTGTGGGGTCCGTTACACGTCCTCAAGTCTGATAAACATTAACCTGGCAGTGCTTGGAGGACGCAGCGGTCTAAATAAGACACAGATTAACTGTCAAAACAACCTGCCGACGTGTTGTCATGACAGACTTAGTCCTCTAGAGGCGGCAGTGCTTCTCATGCCAGGGAGGTTAGCTTAGCATTGTTAGCCTAGCACGTCACCTGGCCAGGTGGCGCTGAAAGTGTGGATGAAACTCGGTTGGACTTTTATCCGACCGAGTTTCATGGTTTTGTGATGGACGGAAGGTCCGAAAGGACAATGGGTGTCATGAAGTGTTCATAAGAAGACACTTTCAACTTTAGTGAAAGTCCCGGCACACGTCAGGCAGGTACAGCAAGTAACGGCACATACCACTCGCCAGGAGACTACTAGTCTTCAAGTGCAGGAAGTCTCCTGCATAATAAGAAAAATGCTGCTTGTTGCAGGAGGATAATGTCACAaagctgatgggggtgtcatggGGGTCAGCAaggatgggtgtgtgtgtgggggggtagTCCGTTATGTGTTATCTGATCCTGATGTCTGTTGGCAACAATGCCAATTGTTCTCTTGCAGGTAGGTGGTGGGGGGTGCACACCCTCACATtaatgcagtgtgtgtgtgtgtgtgtgtgtgagactgggaggggggggggggtggcagCACCTATTTCACTTAAATTAATAGTGGGGCAAGGAAGACAAGGCAGCAACTGAGATCGAAGGTCGCAAGGAAAAGGAAATAAGAGCACACAAAgtttgaaatgttgaaaaaagttaagatGTTTGAAGGCAGGCAGGAACTATTTCGCCGCCTCACGCCCCGCCGTCCTTCCCGTTATTCGGCCTCGGTCCCGTTACACTCAAAAGATCGGGACCACCTCCCCGCCCCCAGTAGGAATGTTCCGGCAGGTACGTGGACTCACCTGGGACATAGACGTCTCCTCGTTCGTCGTCCGGGAGCTCGCTCCAGTTCCGCTTTCCCGGCGAAACGTTAGCCTTCTTGACGAGGAAGGCTCGGGGCATGTTGGCCTGGAACTTCTTGCCTCTTCGTCCTCCACGCTCACCTGAGCTTTTCCCTCCGCCGGAGTGTGCAAGTAGCGGGAGTTCACCTGTGGAATGATCCGTTAGTCCACGCCTGCGAGCGACGAACactcacaaaaacacacacgggcgctcacacgcacacaggtgGGTCGAGCAGTGGCACAGGTACTCATTTAAGAACAGGAAACTGGCGCCAGCGCGCATGCGCGTCAGAAATAACGGTGACAATAAGACGGGAGACTGGGCTGCGCCTCAGTTTACCTGCTCAACCGGTTTCCTACCTTTGTCAGCCTGAGAACATGGAGGGCACATGTCATCATCTCTGACTGCCTGTGCTCCTCACACAATCATTTTTacaatgcaggggtgtccaaaagaaGTAAATCCAACAAGTCagattaatataataaaaattgtttcattttaatgtaatatacattttactatattttatttgttattagatataatacatttgtatttaattattgaGAATGTTTGAAATAATTATTGAATGTGtaatgtattttcattaatgaattaattatcaaTTCAATGAAAGTCTTtacagcatactgtatgtttaatatatgtatgtatgatatGTAGGGACACCCTGAAGAAAGATG contains:
- the ovol1a gene encoding putative transcription factor Ovo-like 1a encodes the protein MPRAFLVKKANVSPGKRNWSELPDDERGDVYVPVSIFPPSILMVEDEASPAEAAPLCLTKQSVPECRSHAELPSCTVLGRPQSPAPTADDSSEVGARSQGSSSFVRSKMKVTTGELPHDPFPTSPSLTVPHATLMSVAITTAPAPIKFASSVIRSSSGLRPPFVCQICQKTFQYQRMLNRHMKCHNETKRHLCNFCGKGFNDTFDLKRHVRTHTGVRPYKCELCDKAFTQRCSLESHMKKIHSVTLKYAYKERRNKLYVCEECGHTAATQDELLLHLHSLHPDSALLKGKGGRRAGSSGGPGMIGELESGPGSPQGADSDDTTGSAGQ